From Sander vitreus isolate 19-12246 chromosome 5, sanVit1, whole genome shotgun sequence:
aaataactattaactcaagtttaattaactatcaatttaccatttattagcGATGGTTATTATACAGCCTAATAAAGCAACTGGATAAAAGCAGAtacaaaaaaatgagatttattgAACTTGAAAATAGCATTAAATTCCACTTAAACATTCATTATAAGTAATCATCTACAACATTACACTGAAAATATCACCAACCACATATAAAACCATGGACAGAggatcagttcaaacgtaaaaAGCAGCTCAACAGCTAAACACAacccaaaaaaatatatatatatattaaagagGAATCTTCAGACTGGACACAAAGAGCAAAGGCCATGCACAAAAGAATCATCTATTGTTAGTTGTTAGAAATGCTGGCTCATGGTGACTTTGATGTTTTAGCTTCAGCTATTTCTGTAGTTTTGCCTGCTGACAAGTATGCTTGGTCGATTCTGTGGTCCACTTCTTTGCCTTGAGGTGAAGTATTATCACCAAGATATGACACAAAACATTTTGGAGCCCTGTTTTTTcaccaaccaaaaaaaaaaaaaaaaaaccagcaaCGACACATGCACAAATCTCTGAATTCACCCCAGGCAAACCTCAATACAAATAGAGGAAGAATGGAAGAGAAGCACAAGCACCACTAGGCGCATAGCCTGAGGGCGTCCCTTGTCTCTCTGGCACATGTTCAGTATCGCTCGATTCTGGCCTTCTGCTTCTAGTGAGAAAGCAAAGTCTGACAGTCAACAGTCAGACACTGCTCTTTTCTACCATCTGGTGGAACCTGAAATCAGTAGCAGGAGGGGAAGAAGACCAAATACTTGGCCAGTTTGTTCTTGGGTTGGGGAGGAGCATAGAGAAACATGGAGTAGTCAGCAGGACGTGATCAACGTCACTTCAAGTGTAGGCACTCATGGCTCTTCAACAGTGCACAGCTACAGCACTTGGGAGGAATAAAAGTGAATTTCTATCACAACGGAAAAACCTTTCCTCCCAAAGCCAGGTTGACCTCGCAAGTTCCTTTTGAAGAAATCTCGCTTGCATGTTTACAGAGTGTTTGAGCTCAACATCACAAACAGATATGTTGGGAACAATAGTAGATTATCTCACTAAATGTTTCACTtacatacaaaaaaagactGTTGTTTGAACACAGAGTGATGTGGGAAATCTTTGGTGCTCAGTGTGACGGAAAACTGAACAGGACCATATGAGATCCAGAAGAACTGTTGGCATCATCTCCAATCCCAATTGAGTTTAAGACAAAGGACATTATAAAAAGGAGTGTTGCATTACAACAGGaacccacaaaaaaaacacacaccagaAGTGTACTGTATGGCTATACAAAAGATCCTTCATTTCAGGCAAGGCTCAACAGGCCTAGTCATTTGTTACAATAGTTCAGCCACTGGTCCTCTCCTTCAACTCCCTTTTTGACTTTTGCTCTGAGATGTACCAAGTACAACAGTCAGCCATCTTGGACCAGGCAGGTCTGGACTCTCGAGACACATCCACATGTTGAAGAAGAGATACACCAACCAAAGCCCTCCTTTACACATGTTAATCACTCTATCCTGGCTATCATTAACATAACTCCATTAGTACTATAACATAAAAAAGATGCTGACACTCAAATATTTCTATGTACCTTGtgaatttttacatttaaaaaacaaacaaaatatcacAGCATAGATTGAGGCATAGATGCCTGAATATATTCTGGGATTACTGCACAGTAATTAGGGTCTCTCTTTGCTTGCATATACATTACCAGTAAATTAGTATGCTGCAGATGGAAATGACTAATCAAACCCTGTTTTGAATGACTTTAGTGTTCCATAAAAGCTTGAGGAGCATGTTTGAAGGGAGGTAAGAGAGGGGAACTAATGGGCATGCAGAGCTGACAGCACTGCCAGGAGACAGAAGGTGCTGATAAATGACAAGTCCCAGCCCAGTGACCCATAGACTGACACTGACTGACTACAGCAGCCTGCACTGGACCTTTCCACTGAAGGGACTCAGGTTAGCGAGATTCGAGGCTGATCTCGTcacgttttttgttgttgctgttgttgggAGTGTTATGGGAGTGAGAGATGAGCACAAATCCACAGACATTATTGGAGATCTGCTTCAGCCGAACGTGACCACCCCAGCCTGTGCAGGTCCACCTTCTTGCGTTGTCATTGCTCATATTCGAAGAAGCCGGACGTCATAGAAAAATTGTTCTCAAGAGGAGTTCCAGGAGTGAAAAGTCCACGACACGCACTGTGTCCTCTGAGTGGCAACTACATCTATTTACTGCATGATGAAGCCAGGCTGCGGGGCCATTCGGGGTGGGGGCCTTTGAGGCAAAGCTGGGGGGTACTGAGATAGTAGGTGGGTGGGGTAGCCAGAGGAGACGTTGGGGAATGGTTGGCCTGTTCTGGGAGGAATCGGCGGGTATGGCGATGCTGAGTAGAAAACAGAAGGCTGGGGGACAGCGGTTGGAGATGGATTTAGAATTGGGGCCGGCTGGGATGGAGGAAGTGGGGGTTTCCTCCTCGGCTGGGCGACAGGGGAAGAGCTGCTGCCGACATCgttgaggagggaggaggatgagggTCTGGCTGCTGCCGACACATCCTGAGATCGGGAGGTAGGGACCGACACCTGGGGGAGCCGCTGACCATTCAGCACCATCTCCTGCAGCTTCTCGATCTTCACCCTTCTCAAGTGGGCCAGCTTTCTGTTGCTCTGGTAGGCATCGATGAAGGAATCCAGGGTCATGTCACCATCCAGGAATGAATCAGCCATATTCTGTTGACAGAAGTAAAAGATGTGTGACAGTTTTAGAGAGAGAATAGAGAAGTCCCTTTGGACTCTCATTCAACACCGTTTAGAGCCAGCTGACCAGTGTTAACGGCGGGACGTTCAGAGTGACAAGGAAGGGGCATATGTTTTAAGTGCTTTGGTggccttctgtaagttatttcggGGTACAAATAATTAGAATAGTAacatattcaatatttttcataTCTAAACATCATAAATAATCTATAGCTGTTTGGGGCCCTGTTGCCTCGGGCCCCCAGGCAGTTGCCTACCTTGCCTAATAGTAAAGTCtgttcttaatgtttttgaGTAGCCGCGACTCCGGTATGTGACGCAACTCTGTCATGGCAGGTGTAATGCTCAGGACCCAAGGAGGCGCAGTGTGAAGTTGATGAGACAAACGGTTCTCGAagaaagcagcaataccacaggccaagcaaccGACCCTTCAGAACGGGCATGTTTTGaatgggcactgcactagtttaaCAAATAGCCTACGTTATAGGATCATCCTATTGTTCGGtcttgtattcatttatttaaagctAAAGTGCGTaacctttttttatataaatgaacgtccgttacattcaagccattgccaaatgagttgctacaaagctagtTAAGACAATCAGCTTCACACAactgtctctgtatttctcagtatggctgtgtttagaaattgTCGACCGACGACTGCacgcagaaacttgagtgaagataattacctcatGTTTTTTACCTCATACCTcaccatcatgttttttttaatccgcGATTACGGAAggctgtgtcatgtggatgcaacagtggtgttgtcattacttagaattcctcatgggggcgacagaaactacgcactatagctttaataaaaagaaaagaaatcgtCTCTCACTCGTTTTACGGAGTCGACTCGTTCGACACATCACTATTTCACGTTATGTGATGGTCAAAGAATTGCAGTACACGAAATAGACATTGGGTACAGTACCACTTGAATGCAATTTATAGATTACGAGTTTGGTTCCAAATTTGCTATTTGACTGTTTTAACAGTTGCAGCATAACTGAAAATATGCCTGCCTTTAGAGAAACTAGACGAAAAAACGAAATTATTGGCATAATTTCACTCTGAAAGTATTACTGCATTgttttccaaataaaaacagaa
This genomic window contains:
- the vps37ba gene encoding VPS37B subunit of ESCRT-I a encodes the protein MSSFSNKFSAYTMTQLNEILEDDEKLTKMVQEMDEMQEVQQSKEETLVNNRTLAEQNLILQPRLEHNKEELTKRYSCLQERFESYQLRKSTLDHKSGNTSLDLLLALLQAEGAKIEEETENMADSFLDGDMTLDSFIDAYQSNRKLAHLRRVKIEKLQEMVLNGQRLPQVSVPTSRSQDVSAAARPSSSSLLNDVGSSSSPVAQPRRKPPLPPSQPAPILNPSPTAVPQPSVFYSASPYPPIPPRTGQPFPNVSSGYPTHLLSQYPPALPQRPPPRMAPQPGFIMQ